A genomic region of Aspergillus oryzae RIB40 DNA, chromosome 1 contains the following coding sequences:
- a CDS encoding uncharacterized protein (predicted protein), translated as MAYDIDIESAMALGTRCRYGLRHLALRFEHQHIRDGHIKPSTWRYPAPCSVAWNLLTGIGQYKNIGISGLQTLILERSGITPWQLTMLVKKNPNLTVLKLKTCHGAQPDFLNWLGGLEEDPDDPAETVNGYAPGYRLEVFWLENCHEILTHPVDDYEDFPKEACDSGLEWVRGLRNLKVSVNFILINTSCNRKLIAHSPSLSANA; from the coding sequence ATGGCGTACGACATTGACATCGAGAGCGCAATGGCACTAGGTACCAGATGCCGGTATGGACTGCGTCACCTTGCACTTCGCTTTGAACATCAACACATCAGAGATGGCCATATCAAGCCGAGCACCTGGCGATATCCGGCTCCATGCAGCGTTGCGTGGAATCTTCTTACTGGAATTGGACAGTATAAAAATATCGGTATTTCCGGGTTGCAGACCTTGATACTGGAGCGCTCTGGTATCACGCCGTGGCAGTTGACGATGCTCGTAAAGAAGAATCCTAATCTTACggtgttgaagttgaaaACCTGTCACGGTGCACAGCCAGATTTCTTGAATTGGCTGGGAGGCCTCGAAGAAGATCCGGACGACCCGGCAGAAACAGTTAACGGTTATGCACCGGGGTATAGACTTGAGGTTTTCTGGTTGGAGAACTGCCACGAGATCCTCACGCACCCCGTTGATGATTATGAGGATTTCCCGAAAGAAGCCTGTGATAGTGGTCTTGAATGGGTGAGAGGCTTGAGGAATCTGAAAGTGAGtgtcaacttcatcctcatAAATACTAGTTGCAATAGGAAGCTAATAGCACACAGTCCCTCTCTTTCAGCAAATGCATGA
- a CDS encoding uncharacterized protein (predicted protein) has product MSETAASARRSYAELYANAAMSSIENWSDLPEPATRLTSTAGGPTRWSSLHPDLPWKLESILALVLLGMYELCQRGNFSKMRARTNQALTTAVDLSLHTADPDEPGCSDAQSRAWWMTLSFFDSQ; this is encoded by the exons ATGTCGGAAACCGCAGCCAGTGCGCGTCGGTCATACGCTGAACTCTATGCAAATGCAGCAATGAGCAGCATTGAGAACTGGAGTGACCTTCCCGAGCCGGCAACGCGCCTTACTAGTACAGCTGGAGGTCCGACCCGGTGGAGCTCGCTGCACCCCGACCTCCCGTGGAAGCTGGAATCGATATTGGCTCTTGTATTGCTCGGCATGTACGAGCTTTGCCAGCGGGGCAATTTCTCGAAGATGCGCGCTCGAACCAACCAGGCATTGACAACAGCGGTGGATCTGTCACTACACACTGCCGACCCGGACGAGCCAGGCTGTTCAGATGCACAAAGTCGAGCCTGGTGGATGACG TTATCATTCTTCGATTCTCAGTAA
- a CDS encoding actin-related protein 2/3 complex subunit 2 (actin-related protein Arp2/3 complex, subunit ARPC2) — MLLLDYHNVLIHALLTERFSGSPPVSIDQIASDFDGVTFHLSTPESKTKILISINVKCFRELVQYGAQQVLEREYGPYIVAPEPGYDFSVLIDLENLPAEQEAKDDLIMRLALMKRNAMAAPFERAFDEFAKLSEEASKYSTEAAPQGVKEGGEVMAIHYREEEAIYIKASHDRVTVIFSTVFREETDRIFGKVFLQEFVDARRRALTLQNAPQVLFRNDPPLELAGVPGLKDSTEGQTSYVTFVLFPRHLTPQRRYENISHIQIFRDYFHYHIKASKAYIHTRMRKRTADFLQVLNRARPENEERERKTASGRTFRVQS; from the exons ATGCTTCTTCTCGACTACCACAACGTTCTTATCCATGCCCTCCTGACGGAGCGGTTCTCTGG ATCCCCGCCAGTCTCAATCGACCAGATTGCCTCAGATTTCGACGGAGTTACCTTCCATCTGTCTACCCCCGAATCTAAGACTAAGATCCTTATTTCCATCAACGTGAAATGCTTCCGAGAGCTCGTCCAATATGGTGCCCAACAGGTGCTGGAGAGGGAATACGGCCCGTACATCGTCGCCCCTGAACCCGGCTATGACTTCTCGGTCCTCATTGATTTAGAGAACCTCCCCGCCGAacaggaagccaaagatgaCCTCATAATGCGACTTGCGCTGATGAAGCGGAATGCAATGGCTGCCCCATTTGAGAGAGCTTTCGACGAATTCGCCAAGCTATCCGAAGAGGCTTCTAAATACAGCACGGAGGCTGCCCCACAAGGTgtcaaagaaggaggagaagtcaTGGCAATTCACTATAGGGAGGAGGAAGCTATCTACATCAAAGCCAGCCATGACCGAGTTACAGTTATCTTCAGCACAGTCTTCCGTGAAGAGACAGATCGTATCTTCGGCAaggtcttcctccaggaGTTTGTCGACGCCAGACGCCGTGCCTTGACTCTGCAAAATGCCCCTCAAGTCCTCTTCCGGAACGACCCCCCGCTTGAATTGGCCGGTGTCCCTGGCCTAAAGGATAGCACAGAGGGCCAGACCAGCTACGTCACTTTCG TTCTCTTCCCCCGTCACTTGACCCCTCAGCGCCGCTACGAAAACATCTCCCACATTCAAATCTTCCGGGATTACTTCCATTACCACATTAAGGCCTCCAAG GCATACATCCACACCCGTATGCGCAAGAGGACAGCCGACTTCCTCCAGG TGCTCAACAGAGCTCGGCCAGAGAACGAGGagcgggaaagaaagacggCCAGTGGCCGGACATTCCGGGTCCAGAGTTAG
- a CDS encoding metalloendopeptidase WSS1 (Fe2+/Zn2+ regulated transporter), translating into MREIDPLVFEYQHDRHRPRESEALTMLKKIASLVKPIMRRRTWKVGTLSEFYPHQQNLLGLNINRGQKICLRLRYPYDERQFLPLEQVVDTMLHELCHIVHGPHNREFHALWNQLRDEYEELLMKGYTGEGFLSEGKRLGGRRIPLHEVRRQAKAAAEQRRALSAGSGQRLGGAPVLRGTDMRRMIADAAQRRIDVTKGCASGAENSNELAEEASRNGFRTKAEEDDANEQAIMQAYIDLIEEEERERYGPSYVPPSHENPAGPRSTLSPPPVPERTRPTMTPQPREPIDLTVDDSLFEASWTCPTCTLENPANFLCCDACTAERPRPSNRRSVSGPAKIQGSSGSQNKNKRRISYLDSQPTFKNRTNAVETLAALERNTAKRPLGWICQFCETFMEAEWWTCSNCGTVKASS; encoded by the exons ATGCGCGAAATAGACCCACTAGTTTTTGAATATCAACATGACAGGCACCGACCCAGGGAATCTGAAGCCTTAACCATGCTCAAAAAGATCGCATCGCTGGTCAAACCTATCATGCGCCGGAGGACCTGGAAAGTAGGGACGCTCAGTGAATTCTACCCACATCAGCAAAACCTCCTTGGGCTTAATATCAACAGAGGACAAAAAATCTGCCTTCGGCTGCGGTACCCTTATGACGAGCGTCAGTTTCTCCCGCTTGAACAAGTCGTCGATACGATGCTGCATGA ACTTTGTCACATCGTGCATGGGCCGCATAACAGAGAGTTCCATGCTCTCTGGAACCAGTTACGCGATGAGTATGAAGAGCTTCTCATGAAGGGCTATACTGGGGAGGGATTCCTTTCAGAAGGAAAACGTCTAGGTGGCCGTAGGATACCCCTTCACGAAGTCCGAAGACAAGCCAAAGCGGCCGCAGAGCAGAGACGGGCACTGTCCGCTGGGTCGGGGCAACGACTAGGGGGTGCTCCTGTATTACGGGGAACGGACATGCGCCGAATGATCGCGGATGCTGCACAAAGAAGGATAGATGTAACGAAGGGCTGTGCTTCGGGGGCTGAGAACAGCAACGAACTCGCGGAAGAGGCGTCCAGGAACGGCTTCCGGAcgaaggccgaggaagacgacgCAAATGAACAAGCAATCATGCAGGCTTACATTGATttgatcgaggaagaagagagggagagataCGGCCCTTCTTATGTCCCCCCAAGCCATGAGAATCCGGCCGGCCCACGTTCAACTTtatctcctccacctgtTCCCGAGAGGACTAGACCTACAATGACACCACAGCCTCGAGAACCAATAGATCTTACAGTTGATGACAGCTTGTTCGAGGCGTCATGGACGTGCCCAACTTGCACACTAGAAAACCCGGCCAACTTTTTGTGCTGTGATGCCTGTACAGCGGAGCGACCTCGACCATCGAATAGACGTTCTGTATCTGGACCTGCCAAGATCCAGGGAAGTTCAGGATCCCAGAACAAGAATAAGCGCCGGATAAGTTATCTGGACAGTCAACCCACTTTCAAAAACCGTACCAATGCCGTCGAGACTCTTGCCGCGCTTGAAAGGAATACCGCTAAACGGCCACTCGGGTGGATCTGTCAATTCTGCGAGACCTTCATGGAGGCGGAATGGTGGACATGCTCGAATTGTGGGACAGTGAAGGCTAGCTCCTAA
- a CDS encoding uncharacterized protein (predicted protein), with protein sequence MGSVENSPVPASAEYYDLGSFGHTITTTSADTQTWFNRGLTWCYAFNHLEGAYCFEQAISHDPSCTMAHWGLAYALGPNYNKGWDRFDPQDLAVCLKRAFAASRRAKELSVHALPWEQALADALTLRYPSETPLADYSVPSAEYAAAMKSAYEKYGSDLDIAVLYADALMNLTPWALWDLFTGQPVKGAPTADVQRVLERALEQDGGYQHPGLLHLYIHYIEMSPTPELGMNAGDHLRDLVPDAGHLHHMPTHLDILVGDWRRSIASNYNSTLADDKFLRRAGAVNFYTFYRLHDYHSLIYAAMFAGKLKTAMDAVARMEASVPEEVLRMKSPPMADWLENFMTVRVHVMVRFGMWEEIIQMELPHDQDLYTVKTAMVHYAKGVAYAATGRVGEAEQERELFQRARTRVPETRRAYNSKCSDLLAVASAMLDGEIEYRRGEYEQAFDSLCKSIELDDRLPYSEPWAWMQPTRHAYAALMLEQGQIEKAESVYRADLGLDNTLIRPRRHPNNVWSLQGYHECLVRLGKTEQAAMIEPTLRLALAVADVPIKASCFCRLDTSQAPEVIKKGCGDKGRCH encoded by the coding sequence ATGGGCTCTGTCGAAAATTCACCTGTACCGGCAAGCGCTGAATATTATGATCTTGGATCATTTGGACACACCATCACTACAACCAGCGCAGATACACAAACATGGTTCAACCGCGGTTTAACCTGGTGTTACGCCTTCAATCATCTCGAAGGTGCCTATTGCTTCGAACAAGCAATTAGCCATGATCCATCATGTACAATGGCTCACTGGGGATTGGCGTATGCGCTGGGACCCAATTACAATAAAGGCTGGGATCGGTTCGATCCCCAAGACTTAGCTGTCTGCTTAAAACGAGCCTTTGCCGCATCGCGACGCGCAAAGGAATTATCAGTCCATGCCTTGCCCTGGGAGCAGGCACTTGCCGACGCCCTTACACTGCGCTACCCGAGCGAAACCCCGCTGGCGGACTACTCGGTGCCAAGCGCAGAATACGCTGCCGCTATGAAATCAGCGTACGAGAAGTACGGCAGCGATCTGGATATCGCAGTGCTGTATGCGGATGCGCTGATGAATTTGACTCCCTGGGCCCTGTGGGATCTGTTTACCGGCCAGCCTGTCAAGGGTGCCCCGACGGCTGACGTGCAGCGAGTGCTGGAACGGGCATTGGAGCAAGACGGTGGTTATCAACATCCtggtcttctgcatctgtaTATTCATTATATCGAGATGTCTCCTACCCCTGAGTTGGGTATGAATGCGGGTGATCATTTACGGGATCTGGTTCCGGATGCTGGTCATCTGCACCATATGCCTACTCATCTGGATATCTTGGTTGGTGACTGGCGCCGTTCTATTGCGTCGAATTATAACTCGACTCTTGCCGATGATAAATTCCTGCGTCGTGCGGGGGCTGTCAATTTTTATACGTTCTACCGGCTTCATGATTACCATTCGCTGATTTATGCTGCTATGTTTGCTGGAAAACTCAAAACCGCTATGGATGCTGTTGCGCGTATGGAGGCGTCCGTTCCGGAGGAGGTGCTTCGCATGAAATCCCCTCCTATGGCGGACTGGCTGGAGAATTTCATGACCGTGCGCGTGCATGTCATGGTACGCTTTGGCATGTGGGAGGAGATTATTCAGATGGAATTGCCCCATGACCAAGATTTATACACGGTCAAAACAGCCATGGTTCATTATGCCAAGGGAGTCGCATATGCAGCGACGGGACGGGTAGGTGAAGCAGAGCAGGAGCGGGAATTATTCCAAAGGGCTCGGACACGAGTGCCAGAGACTCGTCGGGCCTATAATAGCAAGTGCTCCGATCTCCTGGCTGTGGCGTCCGCTATGCTCGATGGAGAGATTGAATACCGTCGTGGGGAGTACGAGCAGGCGTTCGACAGTCTGTGCAAATCGATCGAGCTGGATGATAGGCTTCCGTACAGTGAACCCTGGGCCTGGATGCAGCCTACTCGACATGCCTACGCTGCCCTTATGTTGGAACAGGGCCAAatcgagaaggccgagagtGTGTATCGCGCTGACCTTGGGCTGGACAACACTCTCATCCGGCCCCGGCGGCATCCGAACAATGTCTGGTCCCTCCAGGGCTACCATGAATGCTTGGTGCGTTTGGGGAAGACGGAACAAGCGGCTATGATCGAGCCTACACTAAGGCTGGCGCTGGCTGTGGCAGATGTCCCTATCAAGGCATCTTGCTTCTGCAGACTAGATACATCGCAGGCTCCGGAGGTGATTAAGAAGGGTTGTGGCGATAAAGGTCGTTGTCATTAG
- a CDS encoding snoRNA-binding rRNA-processing protein DIP2 (WD40-repeat-containing subunit of the 18S rRNA processing complex) → MVKSYLKFEHSKTFGLVASATSNAIWARDDEFAGSARQTGSGRAIVGAGEEVLCWDIKKGELLGRWQDSSCKAQVSVVTQSKTDEDIFAVGYEDGTIRLWDSRTATVMISFNGHKSAITHLAFDSAGVRLASGSKDTDIILWDLIGEVGLFKLRGHTDQVTSLHFLVPSMELLNAAGLSEHAGFLLTTGKDSLIKVWDLSSQHCIETHVAQSNGECWSLGLSPDQSGCITAGNDGELKVWSIDESALIEISKEKVGSEDRRILTERGTFYRNGKDRTIGVSFHPRADYIGIHGSEKAVEIWRIRSETEVQKALARKRKRRKEKEAQRAAEKEGVAAEADNEKSDDISSAPVTEVFVPHTIVRTGGKVRSFDWIRIKSTHSIQLVAATTNNQLEAYTVNTAKGKKDEDEEDYNRNLAVDIPGHRTDIRSLALSSDDRMLASASNGSLKIWNVRTQSCLRTLECGYALCSAFLPGDKIVVVGNKDGQLEVFDIASSTLLDTINAHDGPVWSLHVHPDGKSVVSGSADKSAKFWNFQVVQEEIPGTKRTTPRLKLVHTRTLKVSDDILNLRFSPDARLLAVALLDNTVKVFFTDSLKLFLNLYGHKLPVLNMDISYDSKLIVTCSADKTVRLWGLDFGDCHKAFLAHEDSIMGVAFVPHNRDGNGHNFFSASKDRVIKYWDGDKFEHIQKLSGHHGEIWALTISHTGEFIVSASHDKSIRIWEQTDEPLFLEEEREKELEEMYDNNLVDEEDEEGEKAEAVDAGKQTSETLMAGERIMEALDLGMEDLEIVREWRAMKAAQPNIAPPDRNPLYLALGNISAEQHLLNVVQKIPAAALQDALLVLPFSKVPALFTFLNIWADREWNISLTCRVLFFMLKTHHRQIVASKMMRPMLDSIRSTLRRVLARQKDEMGFNLSALQYIGNQVKEQGTKDYVDEEQWEEQQKTTATGKKRQFISIA, encoded by the exons ATGGTGAAATCATACCT AAAGTTCGAGCACTCGAAAACTTTCGGGCTCGTAGCCTCCGCTACATCCAATGCGATTTGGGCCCGCGATGATGAGTTCGCTGGCTCTGCCCGCCAGACGGGCTCCGGACGAGCCATTGTGGGTGCCGGCGAGGAGGTTCTCTGTTGGGATATAAAGAAGGGTGAGTTACTTGGGAGATGGCAAGATTCTTCGTGCAAAGCGCAAGTTTCTGTTGTCACCCAAAGCAAGACagatgaggatattttcGCAGTCGG TTACGAAGATGGCACCATTCGCCTCTGGGATTCAAGGACCGCGACAGTAATGATCTCGTTCAATGGCCACAAATCTGCAATTACCCACCTCGCTTTCGATAGCGCCGGTGTCCGCCTCGCAAGTGGTTCGAAGGATACAGATATTATTCTCTGGGATCTTATTGGAGAAGTCGGACTGTTCAAGCTACGTGGTCATACCGATCAGGTCACATCACTTCATTTTCTCGTTCCATCCATGGAGTTGCTCAACGCTGCTGGACTGAGTGAGCACGCCGGGTTTCTGTTGACTACTGGCAAAGACTCGCTGATTAAGGTCTGGGATCTTTCGTCGCAACACTGCATCGAAACCCATGTGGCACAATCCAATGGCGAGTGCTGGAGTTTGGGTCTCTCTCCAGACCAGAGTGGTTGTATCACCGCGGGAAATGACGGCGAGCTCAAGGTCTGGTCGATCGATGAAAGCGCTTTAATTGAAATCTCCAAAGAGAAAGTTGGATCGGAGGACCGCAGGATTTTGACGGAAAGGGGTACCTTTTACCGTAACGGAAAGGACCGCACCATCGGAGTCAGCTTCCATCCCCGGGCAGATTATATCGGTATTCATGGCTCAGAAAAGGCAGTTGAGATCTGGCGCATTCGCTCGGAGACGGAGGTCCAGAAGGCTTTGGCGAGGAAGCgcaagaggagaaaggaaaaggaagcccaACGTGCagctgagaaggagggcGTTGCGGCAGAAGCTGATAATGAGAAATCCGACGACATTTCCTCAGCACCGGTCACCGAGGTCTTTGTTCCCCACACCATTGTTCGAACTGGTGGAAAAGTACGGTCTTTCGATTGGATAAGAATAAAGTCTACTCACAGCATCCAGTTGGTCGCTGCAACCACGAATAACCAGCTTGAAGCCTACACTGTCAACACTgcgaagggaaagaaggacgaagatgaagaagattaCAATCGTAACCTGGCAGTTGATATCCCCGGTCATCGCACTGATATTCGGTCCCTCGCTTTGAGCTCCGACGATCGGATGCTGGCATCAGCCTCTAATGGCAGTCTCAAAATCTGGAACGTCCGCACACAAAGCTGCCTCCGTACCCTGGAATGTGGCTATGCCTTGTGCTCGGCCTTCCTCCCTGGAGATAAGATCGTGGTTGTTGGCAACAAAGACGGTCAGCTCGAGGTCTTTGACATTGCATCCTCGACCCTCCTGGATACGATCAATGCACACGACGGCCCGGTGTGGTCACTCCATGTCCACCCTGATGGTAAGTCCGTAGTTAGCGGCAGTGCGGACAAGTCTGCAAAGTTCTGGAATTTCCAGGTCGTCCAGGAAGAGATCCCGGGTACTAAGAGGACTACACCCCGGCTCAAGTTGGTGCACACAAGGACCCTGAAGGTCTCCGATGACATTCTCAACCTGCGTTTCTCCCCCGACGCTCGGCTACTGGCAGTTGCTCTCTTGGATAATACCGTCAAGGTGTTCTTTACAGACTCCCTGAAGctcttcctcaacctctaTGGTCACAAACTTCCTGTTCTCAACATGGATATCTCGTACGATAGTAAACTGATCGTTACATGCTCAGCCGATAAGACAGTCCGTCTCTGGGGCTTAGACTTTGGTGATTGTCATAAGGCCTTCTTGGCACACGAAGACAGTATCATGGGCGTTGCTTTCGTCCCGCACAACCGGGATGGAAACGGGCATAACTTCTTCAGTGCTAGTAAGGATCGCGTGATCAAGTACTGGGATGGTGATAAGTTCGAGCATATTCAGAAACTATCAGGCCACCATGGCGAGATCTGGGCACTGACTATCAGTCATACTGGGGAGTTCATCGTCAGCGCCAGTCACGACAAGAGCATCCGTATTTGGGAGCAAACTGATGAGcctctcttcctcgaggAAGAGCGGGAAAAGGAACTGGAAGAGATGTACGACAACAACCTtgtggacgaggaagatgaggaaggtgagAAGGCCGAAGCTGTTGACGCCGGTAAGCAGACCAGCGAGACACTCATGGCGGGAGAACGTATCATGGAAGCTCTGGATCTGGGAatggaggatctggaaaTCGTGCGCGAATGGCGTGCTATGAAAGCGGCTCAGCCCAACATTGCGCCTCCAGACCGCAATCCACTGTACTTGGCACTGGGTAACATTTCTGCCGAGCAGCATCTTCTCAATGTTGTTCAGAAGATCCCTGCCGCAGCTCTTCAGGATGCACTGCTTgttttgcctttctccaaGGTCCCTGcgctcttcaccttcctgaATATCTGGGCCGACCGCGAATGGAATATCTCTCTCACCTGCcgtgtcctcttcttcatgctCAAGACCCACCATCGCCAGATCGTCGCTAGCAAGATGATGCGTCCCATGCTGGATAGCATCCGGTCCACCCTCCGCCGGGTTCTGGCACGCCAGAAAGACGAGATGGGATTCAACCTCTCTGCTCTGCAGTACATCGGCAATCAGGTGAAGGAACAGGGCACCAAGGACTACGTCGATGAGGAACAGTGGGAAGAACAGCAGAAGACGACAGCTACGGGCAAGAAGCGACAGTTTATCAGTATCGCTTGA
- a CDS encoding TPR domain protein (predicted protein) encodes MSTEQAAVQPIDPIAEYYDLGSFRRTITTKSPEAQEWFNRGLIWSYSFNHDEAKRCFMQAIAHDPSCAMSFWGLAYATGPNYNKSWRLFDPRDLEDSLKICYNASRKAKELLSSTTVTPVEQALINAIQARFPADHPASYDFPTVDKAYANAMKEVYQHFGDDDLEVVTLYADALMHTALRKMFHVQSGLPIAGSPVHEVRAVFDLGLRHPSADKHPGLIHFWIHYLEMSATPAVALPAADRLRHLVPDAGHIHHMPTHLDVLVGDYRRSIDSNTAAVLVDEKYLAKNGAKNFYSFYRLHNYHSLVYAAMLAGQSKVALRTLDQMESSLTDDVLRVKTPPLADWLEFFKAVRIHVYIRFGLWDEIKNLPLPHDQDLYCVTTTMTHYGKGIAWAATGNIPEADKERELYHAAAERVPPTRKDFPNLISDVLKVATAMLDGEIEYRRGNYHRAFESLREAIHHDDSLMYTEPWGWMLPTRHAYAALMLEQGHVEEAATAYAQDLGLDDALTRAHQHPNNVWALHGYHECLVRLGRKAEARIIKQQLDVALSVADIQITSSCFCRLGVPGAKEEVPACHR; translated from the coding sequence ATGTCAACTGAACAGGCCGCCGTGCAGCCCATCGACCCAATCGCCGAGTACTACGATCTAGGATCCTTTAGACGAACAATTACCACCAAGAGCCCTGAAGCCCAAGAATGGTTCAACAGAGGCCTGATTTGGAGTTATTCTTTCAACCATGATGAGGCCAAGCGCTGTTTCATGCAGGCTATTGCCCATGATCCATCCTGTGCTATGTCATTCTGGGGTTTAGCCTACGCCACAGGTCCCAACTACAACAAATCCTGGCGACTTTTCGACCCCCGCGACCTCGAGGACAGCTTGAAGATATGCTACAATGCCTCCCGAAAGGCCAAGGAGCTGCTGAGCAGTACCACCGTGACACCAGTAGAACAGGCTCTCATCAATGCAATCCAAGCTCGCTTTCCAGCCGACCATCCGGCCTCCTATGATTTCCCCACCGTGGATAAAGCTTACGCCAACGCCATGAAGGAAGTTTACCAACACTTCGGAGACGATGACCTTGAGGTAGTCACCCTCTACGCCGACGCATTAATGCACACAGCCCTTCGGAAGATGTTCCACGTACAAAGTGGTCTGCCCATTGCAGGTTCACCCGTCCACGAAGTACGAGCCGTATTCGACCTGGGTCTACGACACCCCAGCGCAGACAAGCACCCAGGCCTTATCCATTTCTGGATCCATTATCTAGAGATGTCTGCCACACCGGCCGTCGCCCTTCCCGCTGCTGACCGGCTTCGTCATCTCGTCCCGGACGCCGGTCATATACACCACATGCCTACACACCTCGACGTCCTGGTCGGCGACTACCGACGCTCTATAGACTCAAACACAGCTGCTGTCCTCGTAGACGAGAAATATCTCGCCAAAAATGGTGCAAAGAACTTCTACAGCTTCTATCGTTTACACAACTACCACTCCCTAGTGTACGCGGCCATGCTGGCAGGCCAGTCAAAAGTGGCTCTCAGGACCCTCGACCAAATGGAATCTTCGCTCACAGACGACGTGCTCCGTGTTAAGACCCCGCCACTAGCAGACTGGCTggaattcttcaaagcaGTTCGCATACACGTTTACATCCGCTTCGGACTCTGGGACGAGATCAAGAATCTCCCCCTTCCCCACGACCAAGACCTATACTGTGTTACTACCACAATGACGCACTATGGCAAGGGCATAGCCTGGGCCGCAACAGGCAATATCCCTGAAGCCGACAAGGAGCGTGAGCTATATCACGCAGCCGCGGAACGGGTCCCACCGACAAGGAAAGATTTTCCAAACCTGATTTCCGATGTGCTGAAAGTAGCGACGGCCATGCTGGACGGGGAAATCGAGTATAGACGAGGCAACTACCACCGTGCGTTTGAGTCTCTGCGCGAGGCTATTCATCACGACGATTCGCTGATGTATACCGAGCCGTGGGGGTGGATGCTTCCCACGCGCCATGCGTATGCGGCCTTGATGTTGGAGCAAGGCCATGTGGAAGAGGCTGCTACTGCTTATGCGCAGGATTTGGGATTGGATGATGCGCTTACGCGGGCTCATCAGCATCCGAATAATGTCTGGGCTTTGCATGGGTATCATGAGTGTTTGGTGAGATTGGGACGGAAAGCTGAGGCGAGGATTATCAAGCAGCAGCTTGATGTCGCTCTATCTGTTGCTGATATCCAGATTACGTCGTCTTGCTTTTGTAGGTTGGGTGTTCCGGGtgcgaaggaggaggttcCGGCATGTCATAGGTAG